One genomic window of Salvia miltiorrhiza cultivar Shanhuang (shh) chromosome 4, IMPLAD_Smil_shh, whole genome shotgun sequence includes the following:
- the LOC131019663 gene encoding cytochrome P450 736A117-like, with translation MSSPSSSIFQQHQADDSQFLTHPSLIFLLITLFSAWMLNKYVFTKHHPSKKLPPSPPKLPVIGNLHQLGVLTHRSLQSLGAKHGPIMLLHFGRKPVIVVQSADAATQIIKNHDLIFSDKPHNAAIRRLLYDLKDIVTAPYGEYWRRLKSICILQLFSRKRVESFEFIREEETALLLKEIESSCTSSCSPVNLSRLFDLHANNVICRAATGRRYSGKRLPALLRELFKLMGAFEIGEFVPWLSWISSVNGFNKRVDEVSKELDEFLEIVVQDHLDGCLESTHAMAGNTQSFVDILLKASIDRDGIKAVILDMLAGGTDTTSATLEWAMSELLRHPVAMTTLQREVGGILKNKRHITEDDLSRMQYLKAVIKETLRLHPPIQLLGRVARQDITVMGYEIRAGTLVVTNLWAISRDPASWDQPDKFHPDRFLDSPLDFKGLHSKFMPFGYGRRGCPGTVLAMASVELVLASLVHKFEWKLPVGTECEDLDVMEQPGVTLRRKHPILVVPTHCHL, from the exons ATGTCATCGCCATCATCATCAATTTTCCAGCAGCATCAAGCTGATGATAGTCAGTTTCTCACACATCCATCGCTAATATTTCTTCTCATCACTCTGTTCTCCGCATGGATGCTGAACAAGTACGTATTCACGAAGCACCATCCTTCAAAAAAGCTACCGCCATCTCCGCCAAAGCTACCGGTGATCGGAAACCTCCACCAGCTCGGCGTGTTGACTCACCGCTCACTCCAATCCTTAGGCGCAAAGCACGGCCCGATCATGCTTCTTCACTTCGGCAGGAAGCCCGTGATCGTCGTTCAATCAGCCGATGCAGCAACGCAGATCATCAAAAATCACgatctcatcttctccgataAGCCCCACAACGCAGCAATAAGGCGACTCTTGTATGATCTCAAGGATATAGTAACCGCTCCTTACGGCGAATACTGGAGGAGACTGAAAAGCATTTGTATCCTCCAACTATTCAGCAGGAAAAGGGTGGAATCGTTCGAGTTTATTAGGGAGGAAGAAACGGCGCTTCTCCTGAAGGAGATTGAATCTTCCTGCACTTCGTCTTGCTCCCCTGTAAATCTCAGCCGACTGTTTGATTTGCACGCGAACAATGTGATCTGCAGAGCAGCTACCGGGAGGAGGTACAGCGGCAAGAGACTGCCGGCGCTTCTCAGGGAGTTGTTCAAGCTCATGGGAGCTTTCGAGATTGGAGAATTCGTTCCATGGCTTTCGTGGATTAGTAGTGTTAATGGCTTCAATAAAAGAGTTGATGAGGTCTCCAAGGAACTCGATGAATTCTTGGAGATAGTAGTTCAAGATCACCTTGATGGATGCCTAGAAAGCACTCATGCAATGGCTGGAAACACACAGAGTTTTGTTGACATTCTGCTCAAGGCTTCTATTGATAGAGATGGTATCAAAGCAGTCATTCTG GATATGCTAGCCGGAGGAACCGATACTACATCTGCAACGCTGGAATGGGCCATGTCAGAACTCCTACGACACCCTGTAGCGATGACCACCTTGCAGAGAGAAGTAGGAGGAATTCTCAAAAACAAACGCCACATAACCGAGGATGACTTGTCAAGAATGCAGTATCTAAAAGCTGTGATAAAGGAAACCCTACGTTTGCATCCACCAATCCAACTTTTGGGGCGAGTAGCACGACAAGATATTACAGTTATGGGATATGAAATCAGGGCCGGCACATTGGTCGTCACCAATTTATGGGCTATCAGCAGAGATCCTGCATCTTGGGACCAACCAGACAAGTTCCATCCCGACAGGTTCCTAGATTCTCCGCTAGACTTTAAGGGTCTCCATTCCAAATTTATGCCTTTCGGCTATGGGAGACGAGGCTGTCCGGGGACCGTGCTTGCAATGGCAAGCGTGGAGCTCGTGCTAGCAAGTCTTGTGCACAAATTCGAGTGGAAACTGCCTGTGGGAACAGAATGTGAGGATTTGGATGTAATGGAACAGCCCGGTGTTACTCTTCGTAGAAAGCATCCTATTCTTGTTGTCCCAACTCATTGTCATTTGTAA
- the LOC131019664 gene encoding cytochrome P450 736A117-like, whose protein sequence is MTTLQADEFLSHPFLVILIITLFSAWMLKKCVFPSKKQPPSPPKLPVIGNLHQLSALTHRALQSLGAKHGPIMLLHFASKPVIVVQSADAATQIIKDHDLIFSDKPYTRSTRRLLYDLKDVIIAPYGEYWRKLKSICILQLLSSKRVQFFKFIREEETALLLEKIESSCSSSSPVNLSELFDLHANNVICRAAFGRRCSEGRGGRSFPMLLRELFQLMGAVEIGEFVPWLSWISRLNGFNNRVDNVSKEIDEFLELIVQEHLNRGLQSTDAVDGNTENFVDILLNASIDRDGIKAIILDMLAGGTDTTSSTLEWAMTELLRHPAVMTNLQIEIREIVKDRECITDEDLGKMQYLKAVIKETLRLHPPVPLLGRVAREDVTVMGYEITATTLVLTNVWAIGRDPASWDEAEKFYPDRFLNSSLDFKGLDFKFIPFGHGRRGCPGIALAMASVELVLANLVHKFEWELAEGTKCENLDVMEEPGVTLHRKHPILVVPALRHL, encoded by the exons ATGACAACTTTGCAAGCTGATGAGTTTCTCTCCCATCCGTTTCTAGTGATTCTCATCATCACTTTATTCTCGGCATGGATGCTCAAGAAATGTGTATTCCCTTCCAAAAAGCAGCCGCCATCTCCGCCAAAGCTGCCGGTGATCGGAAACCTCCACCAACTGAGCGCGCTGACCCACCGCGCCCTCCAATCCTTAGGCGCGAAGCACGGCCCAATCATGCTCCTCCACTTCGCCAGCAAGCCCGTGATCGTTGTCCAATCAGCGGATGCAGCCACTCAGATCATCAAAGATCACgatctcatcttctccgataAGCCCTACACCAGATCCACGCGCCGGCTTCTTTATGACCTCAAGGATGTGATCATCGCTCCTTACGGCGAGTATTGGAGGAAACTCAAGAGCATATGCATTCTCCAACTGCTGAGCAGCAAAAGGGTGCAGTTTTTCAAGTTTATTAGGGAGGAGGAGACGGCACTCTTGCTGGAGAAGATTGAGTCTTCTTGCTCATCTAGCTCGCCCGTGAATTTGAGCGAATTGTTTGATCTCCACGCGAACAATGTGATCTGCAGAGCCGCTTTTGGGAGGAGGTGTAGTGAAGGGAGAGGCGGCAGGAGCTTTCCGATGCTCCTCAGGGAACTGTTCCAGCTGATGGGTGCTGTTGAGATTGGAGAATTTGTTCCATGGCTCTCGTGGATTAGTCGTCTTAATGGCTTCAACAATAGAGTTGATAATGTCTCGAAAGAAATTGATGAATTCTTGGAGCTAATAGTCCAAGAACACCTTAATAGAGGCCTACAAAGCACTGATGCAGTAGATGGAAACACAGAGAATTTTGTTGATATTTTGCTCAATGCTTCCATTGATAGAGATGGCATCAAAGCAATCATTCTG GATATGCTTGCTGGAGGAACAGATACAACATCTTCAACTCTAGAATGGGCGATGACAGAACTCTTAAGACACCCCGCAGTCATGACCAACTTGCAAATAGAAATACGAGAAATTGTGAAAGACAGAGAGTGCATAACTGATGAGGACTTGGGGAAAATGCAGTATCTGAAAGCTGTGATCAAGGAAACTTTGCGTCTGCATCCTCCAGTCCCACTACTAGGGCGAGTGGCACGAGAAGATGTAACAGTTATGGGGTACGAAATCACGGCCACCACATTGGTCCTCACCAACGTATGGGCGATTGGTAGAGATCCTGCATCCTGGGATGAAGCGGAGAAGTTTTATCCCGACCGGTTCCTCAATTCTTCACTAGACTTTAAGGGTCTCGATTTCAAGTTCATCCCATTCGGGCATGGGAGACGGGGCTGTCCAGGGATCGCGCTTGCAATGGCAAGCGTTGAGCTCGTGCTAGCAAATCTTGTGCACAAGTTTGAGTGGGAACTGGCTGAGGGAACAAAATGTGAGAATTTGGATGTAATGGAAGAGCCTGGTGTTACCCTTCATAGAAAACATCCTATTCTTGTTGTGCCAGCTCTTCGTCATTTGTAA
- the LOC131019662 gene encoding cytochrome P450 71A8-like produces the protein MLSFQQQIDLHPYLLLSITLFSLYYLSKWLCKKPSNKRVPPSPPKLPILGNLHQLSVTIHHSLQSLGAKYGPLMLLYLGKVPVMIVQSADGAAEILKKHDLIFADKPRSRTTRRLFYDLKDISVAPYGEYWRKLKSLCVLQLLSGKMVQSFNSIREEETALLMEEIKSRCLSCSPVNLSDLFEIMTNNVVCRAAFGKKYSEEESGKRFLMLLRETLELLGSSISIGEFIPWLSWINRVNGFNTRVDKVADEVDGFLELVVQEHLNGGEESVGDENRESFVDILLNIYKDNDAGIHIGRDSIKAIILDILAGGTDTTSATLEWAMTELLRHPIILKKLQTGVREILGDKQEVTNEDLVRMQYLKAVVKETLRLHPPVAVLARVAREDATVMGYDVACGTMVLINTWAIGRDPASWDEPEVFRPDRFLNSSVDFKGLDLELIPFGAGRRGCPGIAFAMASVELVLANLVHRFEWKLEEELDITELPGTTIRKKYPLLAVATHCYL, from the exons ATGTTGAGTTTCCAGCAGCAGATTGATCTGCATCCATATCTGCTCTTATCGATCACCTTATTCTCATTATATTATCTCAGCAAATGGCTATGCAAGAAACCAAGCAACAAAAGAGTGCCTCCATCACCACCAAAGCTTCCAATCTTGGGAAATCTTCACCAACTGAGCGTTACGATTCATCACTCATTACAATCCTTAGGCGCAAAATACGGACCGCTGATGCTTCTCTACTTGGGCAAAGTTCCTGTGATGATTGTCCAGTCAGCTGATGGAGCTGCGGAGATCTTGAAGAAACACGATCTCATCTTTGCTGATAAGCCTCGTTCCAGAACCACGAGGCGACTCTTCTATGACTTGAAGGACATATCAGTGGCTCCCTATGGCGAGTATTGGAGGAAGCTGAAGAGCCTGTGTGTTCTCCAGCTCTTGAGCGGCAAAATGGTTCAATCTTTCAACTCTATCAGGGAGGAGGAGACTGCCCTCCTGATGGAGGAGATTAAGTCGCGTTGCTTGTCTTGCTCGCCTGTGAATCTGAGCGACTTGTTTGAGATTATGACGAATAACGTGGTGTGCAGAGCGGCTTTTGGGAAAAAGTATAGTGAAGAGGAATCAGGGAAGAGGTTTCTGATGCTGCTGAGGGAAACGCTGGAGCTGTTGGGCAGCAGCATTAGCATTGGAGAGTTTATTCCGTGGCTTTCGTGGATCAATCGTGTCAATGGCTTCAACACTAGAGTTGATAAGGTTGCAGATGAAGTTGATGGTTTTCTTGAGCTAGTAGTTCAAGAACACCTCAATGGAGGTGAAGAAAGTGTTGGTGATGAAAACAGGGAGAGTTTTGTTGACATTTTGCTTAATATTTACAAGGATAATGATGCCGGTATTCACATTGGTAGAGACAGCATCAAAGCTATTATTCTT GATATACTTGCTGGTGGAACTGATACAACATCTGCAACACTGGAATGGGCCATGACAGAGCTACTAAGGCACCCCATAATATTGAAGAAGCTGCAAACCGGGGTGCGCGAAATCTTGGGAGACAAACAGGAGGTGACCAATGAGGACTTGGTAAGAATGCAGTATCTGAAAGCCGTGGTGAAGGAAACTCTTCGTCTCCATCCTCCAGTAGCGGTGCTGGCACGAGTAGCACGTGAAGATGCTACGGTGATGGGGTACGATGTAGCATGTGGAACGATGGTCCTAATCAACACGTGGGCGATTGGCAGGGATCCTGCTTCTTGGGATGAACCAGAGGTGTTTCGTCCAGACAGATTCTTGAATTCTTCTGTGGATTTTAAGGGTTTGGATCTCGAGTTGATCCCGTTTGGGGCGGGGAGACGAGGCTGTCCGGGGATAGCGTTTGCGATGGCTAGTGTAGAACTTGTGTTGGCTAATCTTGTGCACAGGTTTGAATGGAAATTGGAAGAGGAGTTGGACATAACAGAACTGCCTGGTACTACCATTCGTAAGAAATATCCTCTTTTAGCTGTTGCAACTCATTGTTATTTGTGA
- the LOC131019661 gene encoding cytochrome P450 71A8-like, with product MDETLLHPFAIFQALISLFLLIILTKWLTKSVKNKNSPPSPPRRLPILGHLHQLGSLPHHNLHSMARKHGPLMLLHFGSVPTLIASSAAAAAEIMKTHDLSFADRPESRVSRRLLYDNKDVSVAPYGEYWRQLKSICVVQLLSNKRVQSFHSVRAEETAILVRKIGESSDQCVNLSQMFTQLTNDVVCRSAIGRKYGGDGEDGERFLEILRNFLEVLGTISIGDFVPCLSWIGRFNGFDGRVDRIAREVDEFLEGVIRERLENPLEQAGENFLDILLEIHRNSSIDRDSVKAIILDVFAAGTDTTATVLEWAMTELLRHPTILEKLQNEVREVMKDKHDITENDIEKMHFLKAVIKETLRFHIPIPLLVPRVAREDVKIMGYDISAGTMVMVNAWAIERDPASWDDPESFHPERFLNSSIDYKGLDFELIPFGAGRRGCPGTAFAMATNEFVLANLVHKFDWKLPSQCDELDMSELPGVAIRRVVPLLAIGTQCK from the exons ATGGATGAAACTCTGTTACATCCCTTCGCAATATTCCAAGCTCTTATTTCCTTATTCCTGCTCATCATCCTCACAAAATGGCTTACAAAATCCGTCAAAAACAAAAACtcgccaccatcgccgccgcGACGGCTACCGATACTCGGCCACCTCCACCAGCTAGGCTCGCTTCCTCACCACAATCTTCACTCCATGGCCAGGAAACACGGCCCGCTCATGCTCCTCCACTTCGGCAGCGTGCCGACGCTGATCGCCTCTTCTGCGGCTGCCGCCGCGGAGATCATGAAAACTCACGACCTCTCCTTCGCCGACCGGCCGGAATCGAGGGTCAGCCGGCGGCTCCTCTACGACAACAAGGACGTGTCGGTGGCGCCGTACGGCGAGTACTGGCGGCAGCTGAAGAGCATCTGCGTCGTGCAGCTGCTGAGCAATAAAAGAGTTCAATCGTTCCATTCCGTTAGGGCGGAAGAGACGGCGATTTTGGTGAGGAAAATTGGGGAATCATCGGATCAGTGCGTGAATTTGAGCCAAATGTTTACGCAATTGACGAATGATGTGGTCTGCAGATCGGCCATCGGAAGGAAGTACGGCGGCGATGGTGAAGACGGAGAGAGATTTCTCGAGATTTTGAGAAATTTTTTGGAGGTTTTGGGGACGATTAGCATCGGAGATTTCGTTCCGTGCCTTTCGTGGATCGGCCGATTTAACGGTTTCGATGGGCGCGTTGACAGGATCGCGAGAGAGGTTGATGAATTTCTGGAGGGTGTGATCCGTGAGCGCCTTGAGAATCCATTGGAACAGGCGGGAGAGAATTTTCTGGATATTTTGCTCGAGATTCACCGGAACAGTTCCATTGACAGGGACAGTGTGAAAGCAATAATATTG GATGTATTTGCTGCTGGAACAGATACAACAGCAACAGTGCTGGAGTGGGCGATGACGGAACTCTTACGACATCCAACAATCCTTGAAAAGTTGCAAAATGAAGTAAGAGAAGTGATGAAAGATAAGCATGACATAACAGAGAACGACATAGAAAAAATGCATTTTCTGAAAGCTGTCATAAAAGAAACTCTCCGTTTCCACATTCCAATTCCATTGCTGGTACCTCGAGTAGCAAGAGAAGATGTGAAGATCATGGGGTATGACATTTCAGCAGGAACAATGGTGATGGTTAATGCTTGGGCAATCGAAAGAGATCCCGCCTCTTGGGATGATCCGGAGAGCTTCCATCCAGAGAGATTCTTGAATTCTTCCATAGATTATAAAGGTTTGGATTTCGAGTTGATTCCATTCGGAGCGGGGAGAAGAGGCTGCCCTGGAACGGCGTTTGCCATGGCTACTAACGAGTTCGTGTTGGCAAATCTTGTGCACAAATTTGACTGGAAATTGCCTAGCCAATGTGACGAATTAGACATGTCTGAACTTCCGGGGGTTGCGATTCGGAGAGTCGTGCCTCTTCTTGCAATTGGTACTCAATGTAAGTGA